A region of the Candidatus Woesearchaeota archaeon genome:
CCATGTTTCTCTGTTTCTGTTTGCATACCAATCAGCATTGCTCAATGGGTTATAATCTTTTTCTATACCCTTTCTTGATGCAAACCCGTGCAATGAATTGAGTGATGCATCTTGGACATTATCTCTTATCGCCCCTCCAATGCGTATTTTTCCTTGGATGATGTTGCCGCTTGCTTCTCGAATTCGTTCCTCGTACTTTTCAGGAAGATGCAATGCAATAGTTCCGGTAAAAATATTGTCTTGGAGAACAATGGTTTTACTCGTTCCATCCTTGGTTAGACCAAAGGCGAAATCAGAAGCACCATACACCTTGTTGTTTTCAATACGGATATCATCACCTTCGCCAGCAAGAATGCCAGAACCAGAACCAAAGCCATGGTCAGGAGCAACAAGTTCAGTAATGGTGTTGTTCTGTATCATAACCATTCGTGGATATTCCTCAGGATCATTCGTAACTGCGCCTTTTGTTACGGTAATACCATTTCTACTACGGTAGATGATGTTATCTTTTAGCGTAATATTCTGTGCATTGCTATGGATGATAATACCCTCTCCCCATGATGTCTGACTCGGCAAAACTCCGCTACAGGCGTTTCCTTCAATAACAACTGATCTCGAGGTCTTGATATCAACACAGTTCTCACGGGCAGCAGCAATGCGATTATTAGTGATGGCAATCCCCTCAGCAGCAGGAAGTCCAGTTCCTTTGAAATCATTGATAACCTGGATGCCATCACCTGAAAGCTGGGAAATATTATTTTCGTTGATAACGATAGCTGAAGATCCTGGCCATACAAGTACCCCATGGGCGTCCTTGTTTTGGAAAAACAAGCTACCTTGGGTAACTAACCATCCAAAAAACAGAAGGTTCATGATGATAGCAGCAATGAGTATTTTCGAAGACAGAATATTCCGGTAAGATAAAGATAAACAAAGAGCGATGACAAGGATGACCGTCAGAAGAATATAGAGTATTGGGGCGAAAAACCAGGCATTCAGTTTGTCGATCATGAAAAGGTCATTATGTTCTACAGTAATGTTGCTTCCCTTAACCTCAATGGCGCTGCTCAGGGTATGAAATAGTTTACTGTTTTTAAGGCTAAAATGATCATGGTTAATGTTTACTAAAATGCGATCTTTTCCTTGACCGTCAATGCTGATCTCTTCAATATTCCAAAAGGGAGCGTTGACATCAAAAACACTTCCTCCTGCTGGCATCAATACAACCTCTCCCGTACCTTTTATGGTGATTGGTTTTTCTGGTGTTCCATATTGTTGTAAACGGATGGATACCGTATAATGGCCTGGAGCTATGCTGAATATATCCCCGGGTTGTGCTTTTATTCCTATCTGTTGTAATTCTTCTTCGGTGTTTAGAGAGTATTCTTCTGCACGAGTAAAACTGCTTACAAGAGTTAGGAGAAACAGCATGCCTATTATGACGGGAATCAAGCCTGCTTGGGATAGTCGCATAGATCTTGTAAGAAATCTGTGAGATTTATATGTTTCTGTTTTTGTCTGTTATCGTCAGTTCTTAATTGGCTAATCATAACTAGTTAATAATAATAACTTTAGGGGATTTTTTAGCTCTTTTCGTTATGTTATTTAACAACAATAATGTTAATTAACTTAACATTAATGTACTTAAAATTCTTTTTTGTTAATCTTATTAACACTTATTTTGTTAGTTAATTTAACAAGCAAATGTTTAAATATAACCTATGTTAATTAAATTAACTTCATGGGTAGTTCCGAGAAAAAGAGAGGAAGACCGATGGTGTTATATTCATATTCTACCGAATGCTTATCAAAAACTGATAAGGTTAGGTTCTATTATGCGCTTAAAGGCCGTGATGGAAGATCTGGAATCGTTAGAAGAACAAAAACCTTTCATATAGGAAAAACAGTTCTTTTAGCCCCTTTTAGAGCTGATGAAGATCTAAAAATGTTCCTTACCTATTGGAAACTTCCTTTTATTCGAAGAAAATTGGTACTTTTAGAAGAAAAGAGGTATGAACGTGATTATGAGGCATCATGATTTTTTTTCAACCCACCGCTGGGATTTTTCTGCAGATACAACACCCCCAAAATCGTATTCTTGCACTCCCAGCCGTGGGTTTCTTTCCTCTGTTTCCGGCTCTT
Encoded here:
- a CDS encoding right-handed parallel beta-helix repeat-containing protein, which translates into the protein MRLSQAGLIPVIIGMLFLLTLVSSFTRAEEYSLNTEEELQQIGIKAQPGDIFSIAPGHYTVSIRLQQYGTPEKPITIKGTGEVVLMPAGGSVFDVNAPFWNIEEISIDGQGKDRILVNINHDHFSLKNSKLFHTLSSAIEVKGSNITVEHNDLFMIDKLNAWFFAPILYILLTVILVIALCLSLSYRNILSSKILIAAIIMNLLFFGWLVTQGSLFFQNKDAHGVLVWPGSSAIVINENNISQLSGDGIQVINDFKGTGLPAAEGIAITNNRIAAARENCVDIKTSRSVVIEGNACSGVLPSQTSWGEGIIIHSNAQNITLKDNIIYRSRNGITVTKGAVTNDPEEYPRMVMIQNNTITELVAPDHGFGSGSGILAGEGDDIRIENNKVYGASDFAFGLTKDGTSKTIVLQDNIFTGTIALHLPEKYEERIREASGNIIQGKIRIGGAIRDNVQDASLNSLHGFASRKGIEKDYNPLSNADWYANRNRETWVMWSQWVWLGMIILTIFTATLRKR